A region of Nitrospirota bacterium DNA encodes the following proteins:
- a CDS encoding acyl-CoA desaturase, which yields MSDLTALQPSKAQNLKLTVLRWFDSWAGIEDMKVEGPPKMDWIRCIPLIAVHVMCLGIIWVGWSWTAVAVATAFYFVRMFAITGWYHRYFSHRTFKTSRACQFAFAVLGGSCAQRGPLWWAGHHRHHHIASDTPDDVHSPLHGGFLWSHMGWFTSQTHFAPRLKNIADFAKFPELRFLDRFDILVPTLAGFGMFGLGKLLEAYAPSLGTNGPQMLIWGFFVSTVVLIHGTCTINSLSHVYGSQRYETGDTSRNNFILALITMGEGWHNNHHYYPASTRQGFYWWEVDMTYYCLKLMEGLGLVWDIKDVPIYVREGKSKQDAIAV from the coding sequence ATGTCCGACCTAACAGCCCTACAGCCCAGCAAAGCCCAGAATCTCAAACTCACCGTACTCCGCTGGTTCGACTCCTGGGCCGGCATTGAAGACATGAAGGTCGAAGGACCGCCAAAGATGGACTGGATTCGTTGCATCCCGCTCATCGCGGTCCATGTCATGTGTCTCGGCATCATCTGGGTGGGATGGAGCTGGACCGCGGTCGCCGTCGCCACAGCCTTTTATTTCGTGCGCATGTTCGCCATCACCGGCTGGTACCACCGGTACTTTTCGCATCGCACCTTCAAGACCTCCCGCGCATGCCAGTTTGCCTTTGCGGTCCTGGGAGGCTCCTGCGCCCAGCGCGGTCCGCTCTGGTGGGCCGGGCACCATCGCCATCACCACATCGCATCGGACACACCGGATGACGTGCATTCCCCTCTTCACGGAGGATTTCTCTGGTCACATATGGGCTGGTTCACGTCACAGACGCACTTTGCCCCTCGCTTGAAGAACATTGCAGACTTTGCGAAGTTCCCCGAACTCCGCTTCCTGGATCGATTCGATATCCTCGTCCCTACCCTCGCCGGGTTCGGAATGTTCGGATTGGGGAAATTGCTCGAAGCCTACGCGCCAAGTCTCGGCACGAATGGCCCCCAGATGTTGATCTGGGGCTTCTTCGTGTCGACGGTTGTGCTCATCCACGGCACTTGCACCATCAACTCTCTTTCTCACGTCTACGGCTCTCAGCGGTACGAAACCGGGGACACCAGCCGCAACAATTTCATTCTTGCGCTGATTACCATGGGGGAAGGCTGGCACAATAACCACCACTACTATCCCGCATCCACCCGTCAAGGCTTCTATTGGTGGGAAGTCGATATGACCTACTACTGCCTGAAGCTGATGGAAGGGCTGGGGCTGGTGTGGGATATTAAGGATGTGCCGATCTACGTCCGTGAAGGCAAGAGCAAGCAGGACGCCATCGCGGTCTAG